GACCGGCGCCGCATTCAACGAGAGCGGCAGACGCGTCATTACCGCCTGCGCGGATGGGAACGTCTATGTCTGGGACCCGGTCACAGGGACACGGCTGGAATCGTTGGTTGCGGAGCGGCAGGGGGCCGCACGGGGTGTGTTCGACCTCAGGGTGAACATCGGCCCGGATGACAAGCTCATCATCACCCGGAGCCGCACGGACGCCACCCGCGTCTGGCACGGGCAGAGTCATGCGTTGCTGTTATCGCTGGACGTGAGCGACGCGCTGCTGCCGCTGCCGGACCGTCAGTCGGCTCTTCTGGCAGGCGCCGACGGCGTGTTACGTGTGGTACAGACCGCGCCCTGGCGGACAGAGCAACGCGAGCACTGCGCCGGCGCCACGTGGCAGGAACAGTACGCGGACTACCGGATGCGCCAGGGCCAGGAAACCCACCGTCCTGTCCATTGGCGCGCTTCCGGCACGGTATTCCTCGCCGCGGACGGCGAGACGCTTGCTGAGGGCCTCCAGACATTGAGCGACGCAGCCGCCGGGGGCGGCGCGCCATTCGCCGGCGGGCTGGTCCGCATCCCGCAGCCTGTCTTTGGTCCAACGCTCGCTGATATCGGGCTGGAACCGGACGACGCAGTCAGCAGGGTGGATTCCGCTCCTCTGAAAGACGGGCCCGACGCAGCGGCGCAGTTGGCGGCCTTGGCGGGGCGCCTCCGGGCGGGAGAGGGCGCAGCGCGGCTCACCGTGGTCCGGGACGGCGCCGCACGGGACCTGCATTACGTGGCGGGGCCAAAGGCGCGCGAGGAAACACAGACAACCATCCGCCGCGCCGACGCCCAGACGCTTGTCGGCGAATGCGCGCGATTTCTGGTGCGGAGCCGGGACCATCCCGAGTGGACGAGACTCTATGGTCCCGTGCGGGTCTTGCTGGATGCGGAGGTCAATGACGGCCTGCTGAATGCGGCGGGGCTTTCGCCCTACGACGTGGTCATCGGAATGAACGCGGAAAGGTTCAGCGATGCGGGACGTGTTCAGGAGTCGTTCCGCGCCTTGGCGGAGGGACTCGCGGGCGGCGGCGTGGCGGAATTCTCGCTGACCGTGCGGCGCGGGGCATTTCGCGAACTCGAACTGCAGTATACGGTACAGTAAAGGGCATCCGCGTCCCGCACGGACCGGGGGTGTTCAATCGTTCGCGGAAATGCTATTCTAGGATTTCCTTTGTATACAACCATGGGAGGGCAAGGCAATGAACAAAACAGTGTTTCTGGGTGTCGCTGTGTGCGCGACGCTGGTTTTCGCCGGGTGCCAGACCTGCCCGTCGGAAGACGAGGCCAAAGCGTTGCCGAAGGGGTATTGCGGCTACGGGCCGAAGGTGCGCATGACCTACAGCCTGTTTCAGGGGGTGACTCTGGCGCGGTTGTTCGCGGCGGACACGCCGGCCAGCGCCGTTTTTGCGGGCTGGAAAAAGAATGCCGAAGCGTTGGACGAAGGAAGCGGCTTCGAGCCGCAGGTCCTGGCGCTGTTGAGGCAGCACACCTTGGAACTGCACGGGGCCTCTGCGGGGTTGGGCAATGATGTGACCTTCCGCAGCCTCTTCGCGGACGGCGCCGCCAGCCTCCCGCAGCCCGTGCGGGCGAAACTCAACGCGCTGGAGAAGATGGGGGTCGACCTGCCGTTCCTGCATCCCCTGGCCGTGGACCGGACGACGTTCGACAACATCGTGCAGACGCTTCTGGACATGGGCTTCGGCGGCATGGACCTGTACGCGCTCTATCACACGCCCGCAGACCCCGCCGTATTTTCGGACGCCCACATCGACGCCATAGACGCCGCGCTGGATGCGAAGATTCTCCGCTTCGGAGACATCGACTTCCTGTGTGTCACTGAAGACGGCGCTTCCGCAAAGGCAGCGAACATGTGCTGCAGCAAGACGACGCGCAAGTGCCTTTCATGCAGCGGCATGAGCTGCTCGATGTGTGGGTTGTACTGCTGCCTCGGTTCGAGTTGGTGCTCCCAGTGAGAGGCAGCAAAGCGGTGCGAACCATGACAAGGACCCTCTGACACAGCGCCGTGCGCGCCGTGTCAGAGGACGTTTCCGCTAAGCGATTCTCAAGCGGCTACTCACCGTAGAGGGAGTTGTAGAAGTAGGTGATCATCGCCGCATAGGCACGCGTCACCGGATGAACCGTCGGGTATCTCAGGAAATCCACGTGGCCGTCCAGGTAGAGGACGTTGGCGCCGCCCGGCAAGTGGTTGAATCCGTCCCGGTTGATGTTCTCCGCGAAACGGTCCCACATGATGGGGACGGTGCTTTGCGCCTGGGCAGTGGCCGCGGGGTTATTGATGTCCGTGATCAGGAACCGTTCAATGCCCTCGCGCAACCGGTAGATGGGCGCTTCCGTCGAGGCCGGGTCGACGGTTTGGAAGGACAGGTCCTTGTCGTATACGGTCGAGTCGCCCGTTTCCCACCACGAGTTGACGTGGTCCCAGAACACGCCCGTCCAGGTGGCCGGGTCGGCAAACAGGCGCAGGAACAGGGGGTCTATGGAAGCGTCGGGCGGGTTGGCGTTAGGGTTGGCGCCCTCGACCTCCACATGCTCGTCTAGAATGGCCCAACCCAGGTACACGTAAGAATCCTTTGTGTAAGCGCACGGGTCCACCGCCAACGCGGGGTCGTCCGCAAGATGCCAGTCGTTCTGCGTGAAGTCGGGGCTGGATGGGCACTGAAAAATCTCAAGGTCGTTAATATATTCCGGATACATGGATTGTACGTCAGGCAACAACGACCGTGAGTTGGGAACATCGCACACCACCTGGTCGCTTGAGGTTCCCTCCTGGCTCCAGGACGTTTCCCACCGTTTCAGCGTCGGAAACCGCTCGCCGTTGGATTCGTTGGCATACATCTTGAAAACGAGACCGAACTCCTTCAGGTTGTTCTGGCAACTGGCGCGGCGGGCGGCTTCGCGCGCGCGAGCCAGCGCGGGCAGCAGGATAGCGGCCAAGATACCGATGATGGCAATGACCACCAGCAATTCGATCAGCGTGAAACCCTTGGGGAATGTCCGCATGGTATGAGTCCTCTCGGTTCCAACAAAATGATAAAAATGCGAACCCAACCGACCCCAAGGATTGCTTTATTACAGATTAATCACATAGGCCTGCGAATGTCAAGGCGAAAAATACTTACAGGACGGCCATCTGAGCGGTCACGTGTGGGGCAAGACTTGAGTAAAAATCAGTTATCTAGGATTAATAGTTTTTATGCACTTCTGATCGTTCCCGCTCGCCGCGGTGTCCAGAAAATGGACGAAGGGCGTCCAGAATCTGGACTGAGGCGGGCGTCCGCCGCAAGATGCGAACACCTGTGGGAATATGCTGAATATCGTAAACTGAAGCAACCAAATGCTTTATAGGAATTGTGCGTTTGCGGGCAATCTTGGCATCAGCATTGCTATAGGCCTGCGCAGCAACCCTTGAGGAGGCTCTGTGGCGGGTGTGGCAGATGCCGGACGAGCGGTGCGTGTCGGGCTGAGCAGCTTGGTCCGGGACGCATGGGCCGTCATTTTCACGCGCATAGTGCGTGTACGGACGGTTGCCAAGACTTGGCAGGCGCCGCAGTCACCGTCATTCGCGTGTCCGGTAAGGCACTGGCCACGCCCGCCCACAGGGCCACCGCCGGAGCGAGGGTTCGAGCAACTGCCGCGCCCGGGGTCAGTACGGCGCCTCCGGGCAGGGATTGGTATTCTGTGCGCGCGTTGTGAATACAGCCAGGGGGACGCAAGAGCGGTTTGAAGCGGGCGCGTGGCAGTCTGCAAACAGGGTCGTCTACATCAGGGCGTCGCGCCTGGAATTAGGGGGCGCGCGACGCCCTGGAAGAGACCTTATCCCGCTCCCCGTTTCGTTCCTCAGGCCGCGCGACTGTCGTGTCGGGGCAGACAAGTTGCCAACGGGAGGAATCCATCGACTAGTATGTCGGCATGCAGTTGGACGACCCGATAGAGACGATGCCGGGCATCGGCCCGAAGCGCGCGGCGGTGCTGGCGCGCCTTGACGTGCGCACGCTGCGCGACCTGCTCCTGCATGTGCCGCGGGCCTACCAGGACCGCCGCCGCATGACGCCGGTCAGCGAGGCGGCGCCGGGAACCGAAGTGACGATTGAAGGAGAGGTCGTCTCCGCGCGCCACGTGCGGCTGCGCGGGCGGCTGTCGATGGCGGTGGTGCGCGTGCGCGACGCGACGGGCGCCTTGAACGCGACGTTCTTCGGGCGCGGCTTTCTGGCGCGCGCGTTGCCGCCGGGCACGCGCCTGATCCTCAGCGGGAAGGTTGAGTCCTACCAGGGGCCCGCTTTGAGGAACCCGGAATATGAGGTCATGTCCGGGGATGCGGAAGATTTGCTGCACACGGGGCGGATCGTGCCGGTCTACCGCCTGACCGAGGAGCTCTCCCAGCGGATGCTGCGCCGCTGGGTCGCACAGGCGCTGGCCGAGACGGACGGGTCCGTCGCGGAAACGCTGCCCGCGCAGTTGCGGAGCGCGCATGGGTTTCCAGAGGCTGATGCGGCGGTGCGCGCGGTTCATTTCCCGGCGACATTGGAGGCGGCCGAGGGGGCGCGGCGGCGTTTCGTCTACGAGGAATTGCTGGCGCTGCAGGCCGGCATTCTTCAGGAGCGGGCGGCGCGCGCGCGGGAAGAATGCGGTATCCGGCATGAGACGGGCGGGCCGCGCCTTGCGCGCTTGGCCGCCTCATTGCCGTTCGAACTTACCAGCGCTCAACAGCGCGCCATACACGACATTCTCGGCGACATGGCCGCGCCCCGGCCCATGCTGCGGCTGCTCCAGGGGGACGTGGGCTGCGGCAAGACCGCGGTCGCGCTGCACGCGGTCGCCGCGGCCGCGGACGGCGGCTATCAGACGGCGCTCATGGCCCCCACGGAAGTGCTGGCCGAACAGCACTTTTTTCACATGCTGCGGACGCTCGAACCGTTCGGCCTGCGCGTGGCGCTGCTGACCGGCGCGATGAAAGGGGCCGCGCGCATCCGCAAGGACATTGCCGCCGGGGCGGTGGACCTGGTCGTGGGCACGCACGCGTTGATTCAGGAGAAGACCGCCTTCCACCGCCTGGGCTTGGCCATTATCGACGAGCAACACCGCTTCGGCGTGCTGCAGCGCGCGCGGCTGGTTGAGAAAGGCGAGCAGCCGGACGTGCTGCACATGACCGCGACGCCCATCCCGCGCACGCTCGCGCTCACCGTGTATGGCGGCATGGACATCACCGTCATCGACGCCATGCCGCCGGGCCGCAAGCCCGTAATAACGCGCCGTGTGCCGCCGGAAAAGACAGCGGAACTGCACGAATACATCGTGCGCGAGGCGCAGGCAGGGCGGCAGACCTACCTTGTCTGCCCGCTGGTGGACGAGTCGGACCGGCGCGCGCTGCGCAGCGCGATCCGCCATTTCGAGGAACTGTCGACGGGCCCGCTGGCGCGCGCGCGCAGCGGCCTGCTGCATGGCCGGCTCGACGCGAGCGAGAAGGAGGCTGTCTTGCGGGGCTTTCAGTCCGGCGCGATAGACGTCTTGTTCTGCACGACGGTCATCGAGGTAGGCATCGATGTGCCGAACGCGACGATCATCGTCATCGAAGACGCGGGCCAGTTCGGGTTGACGCAATTACACCAGCTACGGGGCCGGGTTGGGCGCGGACCCGAGCAGGCCCACTGTTTCTTGCTGGGTGAAGCCGCAACCGAAGACGCGCGGCGGCGCCTCGAAATCCTCTGCGAAACGGCCAGCGGTTTCGACATCGCGGAAGAAGACCTGAAACTGCGCGGTCCCGGCGAGTTTCACGGCGTGCGCCAGGCCGGGCTCACCGACCTGCGCGTGGCGGATCTGGTCCGCGACGCGCGCCTGCTCGACCAGGCGCGGCGCGACGCCCAGGCGATTCTGGAGCGAGACCCGTTGCTGGAGCGGCCCGAACACCAGGGGTTGGCCGCCGCCGCGCGGCGATTCCTTGCGGTTCGCGCGTAACNNNNNNNNNNNNNNNNNNNNNNNNNNNNNNNNNNNNNNNNNNNNNNNNNNNNNNNNNNNNNNNNNNNNNNNNNNNNNNNNNNNNNNNNNNNNNNNNNNNNGGTTGGCCCGGCTGCGCCGTATTGCCCGCTATGATCGTGTTGCCCACCGTGCACACTGCGCCGCCCACCCCGCCCGCTGCGACCCGCCACTCGCCCGGGGACGCGGCCGTAACGCACAATCGGCGCGTCCGGGACCGTTGCCTGTAGCAGAGCACAACCCGCTCGGGTTGCCAAGCACTTTCTTAGCGCAACGGTACGGCTGGACAGTCGGCCGACTGGTCCGAGGTTTGGGAAGTTCGAGAATAGGGGTACAGAGCTGCGGCACCTTGACCCGTCAGATCTGTCCGGGGCACCATCCTGAGGGGTTTTCCTGGTTTTTGGGTCGTGTTGACCCATTGTAACGGGAGTTGTTAGGATAACGTGAACGTCTTGGCTGGCAATAGCTGCCCCGTAGCAGGCGGCGGCTGGGGGACAGCCCCTATTGGGGTGAACCGTGTAAAGCGCATGTTGATACGGTGAAAGAGAAGCCTGAAGCGCGGTCCAGGGAATTCGAGAACTTGGTTCTCGAACATCTGGACATGATGTATGCGGTGGCGTTGCGATTGACGCGCAACGCCGCTGATGCTCAGGATTTGACTCAAAACACGTTGGTGAAGGCGCTGCGTTTCCACAACAAGTTCAAGGAAGGCACGTATATCAAGGCGTGGCTGCTGACCATCCTGCGCAACACGTTCATCAATGAATACCGGCGCAAAGTGCGCCGGCCCACCTTTGTGGAATTGACGGGCGCGGAACCTTCCGAGGACCGGCTGCCGGACCCCGAGGTGTCCTTCGAGCCCGAGCCGGGTAGCACGAAAGACCTGCTGGAACTCCTGGACGACGAGGTGAAGGAAGCCGTGGAATCGCTGCCGGAAGACTTCCGGGTGGCGGTCATCATGGCGGACCTCGAGGACAAGTCGTACAAGGAGATTGCCGATGCGATGGGCTGCCCGCTGGGTACGGTCATGTCGCGCTTGTACCGCGGCCGGAAGCTCCTGCGCGGCAAGCTGATGGAATACGCGCGGGAGCGGCGCATGGTCAGCGGCCCGCTCAAGGAATGAGTATTCGGCGACACCCCCAAACGGGGGGCTGAGCACTCCCTCTCAGAAAGGTGGTCACGTTTGGACCGCGCAAGCTCTTGTCCGCCGCAGCTCTTGCGAAGGCGGATGCGTGCGCTTCGGTCTCCGCGGAGCTTGTCCGCGAGGGGAAGACCGCCGGGCAGGAAGCTGGCGCAGTCTGCATGAAACGCAACCCGACGTCAGCGAACTCGTGAAACGGCTCATGACGAAGCGGCTCATCAGGGGCGCGTTACTCGATATTCCCGGCTTCGAGCAAGATGCTGAATTGTGGCGGAGCAGACTTCCGCCCCTGTCGTCCTAACTGTGTTTCCAGAAGGCCGGCAGGAACAGCACGCAAATGCTGAATAACTCGAGGCGGCCCATCACCATGCACAGGGACAGCAGCGCCTTGCCCGCTCCGGGAACCTGGCTGAAGTCCTCGACGGCGCCGACGAGCTCCATGCCGGGGCCGACGTTGTTGAGGGTGGCGGCCACCGAAGTGGCCGCGCTGGCGAACGGGAGACCCAACGCGGCCATGCACAGGCTGGCCCCGACAAAGACGGCGATGTAGAGGACAAAGAACGCGTAGACCATGCGTTGCACGCCGTCGTCGATAATTGCGTCGTTGATGCGGATGAGCCGGACGGTCTTGGGCCGGAACGTGCTTTCGACGCGCCAATAGACCATTTTCGCGAGCATGACGATCCGGATAACCTTGATGCCGCCGCCAGTCGAGCCCGCGCAGCCGCCCACGAACATCAAGACGACTAGGAGCATGCGCGAAAACTCGGGCCAGCAGTCGAAATCGTGGGTGCAGTACCCGGTGGTGGTCATGATCGAGACGGCCTGAAACGCGCTCAAGCGTATAGCGTGCGGCGCGCCGTACGGGCCGCTGGCAGGGAGCGTCGCCCGGTCGTCTGCATCGCCTGCGATGGCTGCGTTGCCCGGCCGCGATGCAGGCGCGGCCCAGAGGAGGTTGACGGCAATCAGGAACGTGGCGATCACGAAGATTGCGATGTAAACGTTCCATTCCGTGTTTTTGAAGAGGGCGCGCCAGTCGCCGTGCCACATGGCGAAATAAAGGCTGAAATTCGAGCCCGCAAGGGCCATGAAGACAATAATGATGATTTCGACGGCAAGGCTGTTGAATCCGGCAATGCTGGCCTGGCGCGTCGAGAACCCGCCGGTGCCCAGGGTGCCGAAGGTATGGCATAGCGCCTCGAACAGGTTCATGCCGGCAGCCATGAGCAGGACCGTCTGCGCCACGGTGAAGGCGAGATAGATGCGCCAGAGGATGGACGCGGTGTCGCGGATGCGCGGGCTCAGGCCGGAGGGCTCGGGGCCGGGCGTTTCCGAACGGAACAATTGCTTGCCGCCCGCGCCTAGGTAAGGCAGGACGGCGATGAACAGCACGATGATGCCCATGCCGCCGACCCAATGCGTGAAGGAACGCCAGAACAGGATGCCCTTGGGCGCCGCCTCGATGTCAGTGAGGACTGTCGAGCCCGTGGTGGTGAAGCCGGACATGGATTCGAAATACGCATCGATCGGCCCCATGACGCCGGCGAGCATATAAGGCAGCGCGCCCGCCCCGGCCAGGAGGAGCCAGCCAATGCCCACGAGTCCGAGCGCCTCGCGCTGGAAGAGGATGTTCTTGGCCCGGCGCCCCAGGAGTGTCATCAGGCCTCCGGCGGCAGCCGTAAGCGCCATCGCCTTGAGAAACGCTATCAGCGTGGCCCACTCGGCGTACCAGACCGACCAGGCGGCGGAGGGAGCCATGAGCGCGGCGAGCGCGAGCAGGAACTGCCCGAGGAATTTTGAAACAACCCAGGGATTCATTTGCGGAAGAGCTTTTCCGCCGCTTGGACCGCCTCCGCCATGGCGATCAGGATCACATGGTCTCCCGCGTGCAGTTCATCGTCGCCGCCCGGCACGGTCACGTGTTTGTCGCGCAGGATGGCGGCGACGAGCGCGCCGCGCGGGAACTTCGATTTCAGGTCCCGCAACTGTTTGCCGAGCACGCTTGCGCCGTCGTTGATCGTGAGCTCCACCACCTCGACCTGCCCCTCCCCGATGACGGCCAGCGAGGTGACTTCCCGCTGGTGCACGAGTTTCACGATGCGGTTGGCTATGGCCGTGCGCGGCGTGACGGCGAGGTCGATGTCCAGGCGCCGGACGAGCTGGGCGAAGTCCGGCTGATGCACGACGGCGACCACCTGCTCCGCGCCGACTTCCTTGGCGAGCACGCAGGCCAGAATGTTGCGCTCGTCGTCACCCGTGGCCGCCACGACCACATCGAACCCGTCGATGTGTTCCTGTTCGAGCGAGACGCGCGAGACCGCGTCCCGGCAGACAACCTTGGTCTTCTTGAGCTTGGTGGCGAGCTGGTTGGACCGGTCCGGTCTGCGCTCGAATATTTTGACGGACTTCGCCTTGGCTTCAAGCGCCTGGGCGAGATGGAGGCCAATCTTGCTGCCGCCGAAGATCGCCACCTTGCGCGGGCCAAGGTCGACATCCTGAAAAAGCTGCTGCACGGAACTCAGCTTGTCGCGCTGCCCCACCAGCGTGACCTGGTCGCCCACCTCGATGACCGCGTCGCCGTGCGGGATGAATACCTTCCCGCCCCGGTTGATCACGCCCAGCAGGACACCGCCGCCCGGCGGCGCCACGTCTTTGAGCGTCTTGCCGTTCCGGGTGGGTGTCTTGGTGACCTGAATCTGGCGCATATGGATAAGGCCGCGGCCGAAATCCTCGGACGCCGTCGTGCCCGGGTTTTCGATGAAGTGAGCGACTTCGAGCGCCGCGAGCGCGTCGGGGCTCAGTACATAGTCGATGCTCAGAATCGTTTCATAGAGGATGTGAGACTCGACGTACAGGGGATTGTCGACGCGAGCTACCACCTGCTTCGCGCCGAGGCCTTTTGCGGTGGCCGCGGCGATCAGGTTGGTCTCGTCGTTGCCCATCGAGGCCACGAACAGTTCCGCCGCGCCCACGCCGAGGGACTGTTGCAGCATGACGGATGCGCCGTCGCCCGCGACGGTGCGCACGTCCAGCGCGTAATCGATTTCCTCCAGTCGCGCCGGGTTCGACTCGATAACCGTGACGTCCTGCCGTTCGCCGCTGAGCAAACGCGCCAGGTGGAACCCGACCCGGCCCCCACCCGCTATGAAGATGTTCATGTCTTGCGGAGTCCTGTGTTTATAAGGCGGGAAAACCAGACATTCCCCCCGATCTTCCTACAAAGGCTGCGGACTATTCAAGAAATCTCCGTGCGCGCGCGGCGCGTAAACCCGGTCAGGAAGGCCCGAACCCATTCGGTGAGGTCGTCGAGAAGGGAGTAGAACAGGGGCACGATGATCAGCGTGAGGAAGGTGTCCACGGTCATGCCGCCCACGACTGCGCGGCCCAGCCCCTGGAACGTGACACCGCCGCCGCTGGTGGTCAGTGCGAGGGGCACACAGCCCAGGATGGTGGTGATGGCGGTCATCATGACGGGGCGGAAACGGTCGCGGCCTGCCTGCAGAATCGCCTCATTGCGCTGTTTGCCTTGCAGCCGGAGCTGATTGATATGGTCCACGATGACGATGCCGTTGTTGACGATCAGCCCTACCATCAGGATGCAGCCGATAAGCGTCACGATATCGAAGGGAGTGGCGGTGAGGAAGAACAGCCAGAGCACGCCAATGAAGGAGAGCGGCACCGTGGTCAGAATGGACAAGGGCAGAACGTAGGATTCGAACAGGGAGGCCATGACGAGATACACGAGGATGACGGCCATGAATAGAGAGGAGACAAAGCTGAACCAGTTCGACTCCAATTCCCGCAGTTGCTCGCCGAGTTCGATGGAGTAGCCGGTGGGCAAATCGAACATCTGGGCGAGCCGCATCAACTCGTATTTTACGCGGTTAAGCCGCTCGAACGTCGCCGTCGCCGACACCATGACCGTGTTCTTGCCGTTATACCTGTGGATCGACGCCGGGGTCGGCGCGCGCGTGTAATCGACGAGCTGGTTGACCGGCATGGGCTGTCGGCCCGCGCCGATCACGATAATGTTGTCCAGGTTGTCGCGGCTCTTGCGGTTTTCCTCCTGGAACTGGGCCCAGACCGGGACCTCGCGGCCGCCCTGCTTCATGTAGGGCAGGCGCGCCCCGCGCAGCGCCGCATCCACGGTCTGCGCCACGATCAGGGGGCTGATCCCGGCGCGCTCCGCGATGTCCTCGTCGATACGCAGCTGCATCTCCTGCGTGTCCTTCTCGACGTCCGTCTTGGCATCCTTTACGCCCGTAATCCGGGCCATGTAAATCCGGAATATGTCCGCGAACTGCTTCAGG
The nucleotide sequence above comes from Candidatus Hydrogenedentota bacterium. Encoded proteins:
- the trkA gene encoding Trk system potassium transporter TrkA, yielding MNIFIAGGGRVGFHLARLLSGERQDVTVIESNPARLEEIDYALDVRTVAGDGASVMLQQSLGVGAAELFVASMGNDETNLIAAATAKGLGAKQVVARVDNPLYVESHILYETILSIDYVLSPDALAALEVAHFIENPGTTASEDFGRGLIHMRQIQVTKTPTRNGKTLKDVAPPGGGVLLGVINRGGKVFIPHGDAVIEVGDQVTLVGQRDKLSSVQQLFQDVDLGPRKVAIFGGSKIGLHLAQALEAKAKSVKIFERRPDRSNQLATKLKKTKVVCRDAVSRVSLEQEHIDGFDVVVAATGDDERNILACVLAKEVGAEQVVAVVHQPDFAQLVRRLDIDLAVTPRTAIANRIVKLVHQREVTSLAVIGEGQVEVVELTINDGASVLGKQLRDLKSKFPRGALVAAILRDKHVTVPGGDDELHAGDHVILIAMAEAVQAAEKLFRK
- a CDS encoding DUF1559 domain-containing protein, with the protein product MRTFPKGFTLIELLVVIAIIGILAAILLPALARAREAARRASCQNNLKEFGLVFKMYANESNGERFPTLKRWETSWSQEGTSSDQVVCDVPNSRSLLPDVQSMYPEYINDLEIFQCPSSPDFTQNDWHLADDPALAVDPCAYTKDSYVYLGWAILDEHVEVEGANPNANPPDASIDPLFLRLFADPATWTGVFWDHVNSWWETGDSTVYDKDLSFQTVDPASTEAPIYRLREGIERFLITDINNPAATAQAQSTVPIMWDRFAENINRDGFNHLPGGANVLYLDGHVDFLRYPTVHPVTRAYAAMITYFYNSLYGE
- a CDS encoding sigma-70 family RNA polymerase sigma factor, coding for MVLEHLDMMYAVALRLTRNAADAQDLTQNTLVKALRFHNKFKEGTYIKAWLLTILRNTFINEYRRKVRRPTFVELTGAEPSEDRLPDPEVSFEPEPGSTKDLLELLDDEVKEAVESLPEDFRVAVIMADLEDKSYKEIADAMGCPLGTVMSRLYRGRKLLRGKLMEYARERRMVSGPLKE
- a CDS encoding TrkH family potassium uptake protein, with product MNPWVVSKFLGQFLLALAALMAPSAAWSVWYAEWATLIAFLKAMALTAAAGGLMTLLGRRAKNILFQREALGLVGIGWLLLAGAGALPYMLAGVMGPIDAYFESMSGFTTTGSTVLTDIEAAPKGILFWRSFTHWVGGMGIIVLFIAVLPYLGAGGKQLFRSETPGPEPSGLSPRIRDTASILWRIYLAFTVAQTVLLMAAGMNLFEALCHTFGTLGTGGFSTRQASIAGFNSLAVEIIIIVFMALAGSNFSLYFAMWHGDWRALFKNTEWNVYIAIFVIATFLIAVNLLWAAPASRPGNAAIAGDADDRATLPASGPYGAPHAIRLSAFQAVSIMTTTGYCTHDFDCWPEFSRMLLVVLMFVGGCAGSTGGGIKVIRIVMLAKMVYWRVESTFRPKTVRLIRINDAIIDDGVQRMVYAFFVLYIAVFVGASLCMAALGLPFASAATSVAATLNNVGPGMELVGAVEDFSQVPGAGKALLSLCMVMGRLELFSICVLFLPAFWKHS
- the recG gene encoding ATP-dependent DNA helicase RecG, which gives rise to MQLDDPIETMPGIGPKRAAVLARLDVRTLRDLLLHVPRAYQDRRRMTPVSEAAPGTEVTIEGEVVSARHVRLRGRLSMAVVRVRDATGALNATFFGRGFLARALPPGTRLILSGKVESYQGPALRNPEYEVMSGDAEDLLHTGRIVPVYRLTEELSQRMLRRWVAQALAETDGSVAETLPAQLRSAHGFPEADAAVRAVHFPATLEAAEGARRRFVYEELLALQAGILQERAARAREECGIRHETGGPRLARLAASLPFELTSAQQRAIHDILGDMAAPRPMLRLLQGDVGCGKTAVALHAVAAAADGGYQTALMAPTEVLAEQHFFHMLRTLEPFGLRVALLTGAMKGAARIRKDIAAGAVDLVVGTHALIQEKTAFHRLGLAIIDEQHRFGVLQRARLVEKGEQPDVLHMTATPIPRTLALTVYGGMDITVIDAMPPGRKPVITRRVPPEKTAELHEYIVREAQAGRQTYLVCPLVDESDRRALRSAIRHFEELSTGPLARARSGLLHGRLDASEKEAVLRGFQSGAIDVLFCTTVIEVGIDVPNATIIVIEDAGQFGLTQLHQLRGRVGRGPEQAHCFLLGEAATEDARRRLEILCETASGFDIAEEDLKLRGPGEFHGVRQAGLTDLRVADLVRDARLLDQARRDAQAILERDPLLERPEHQGLAAAARRFLAVRA